The Cellulomonas sp. S1-8 genome has a window encoding:
- a CDS encoding copper resistance CopC family protein codes for MSSVVPAVRARVVRRTGVLAALALALAVLGASPAAAHNALRSTDPADASTVATAPAQVTLTFDQAALELGTEILVTGPDGALVSDGPAQLADVSVVQPLVATLPAGAYTVAWRVTSSDGHPLTGTFTFTATEAVGAAPSPEPTAAPEPTPDEPTATAAPTDDAQEPADDPDDGVTAAPLDEDAAEPGDGGVPVAVWLALGAGVLAALVGGGAALAAARRRADAADAADAARPVTSDPTAADPTLRPDPTAADPTLPPDLTFPVDPTPPPATPPPATPPPATPPPATPPPATPPPTPDDPGPTRAP; via the coding sequence CGCGCCCGCGTCGTGCGGCGGACCGGAGTGCTCGCCGCCCTCGCTCTCGCACTCGCCGTGCTCGGTGCGTCGCCCGCTGCCGCGCACAACGCGCTGCGGTCCACGGACCCCGCTGACGCCTCGACGGTCGCGACGGCGCCCGCGCAGGTGACGCTGACGTTCGACCAGGCGGCGCTCGAGCTGGGCACGGAGATCCTCGTCACGGGCCCGGACGGTGCGCTCGTCAGCGACGGGCCCGCGCAGCTGGCCGACGTGTCCGTCGTGCAGCCCCTCGTCGCGACGTTGCCCGCCGGCGCGTACACCGTCGCGTGGCGCGTGACGTCGTCCGACGGGCACCCGCTGACGGGGACGTTCACGTTCACGGCCACCGAGGCGGTCGGTGCCGCCCCGTCGCCCGAGCCGACGGCGGCCCCGGAGCCGACGCCCGACGAGCCGACCGCCACGGCCGCGCCCACCGACGACGCGCAGGAGCCGGCGGACGACCCCGACGACGGCGTCACGGCAGCGCCCCTCGACGAGGACGCCGCGGAGCCCGGTGACGGGGGGGTGCCCGTCGCGGTGTGGCTCGCCCTCGGCGCAGGTGTCCTCGCCGCGCTCGTCGGCGGGGGTGCCGCGCTCGCGGCGGCGCGCCGCCGGGCCGACGCCGCGGACGCCGCCGACGCCGCCCGCCCGGTCACCTCCGACCCGACCGCCGCCGACCCGACGCTCCGGCCCGACCCGACCGCCGCCGACCCGACGCTCCCGCCGGACCTGACGTTCCCCGTCGACCCGACACCCCCGCCGGCCACACCCCCGCCCGCCACACCCCCGCCGGCCACACCCCCGCCGGCCACACCCCCGCCGGCCACACCCCCGCCCACCCCCGACGACCCGGGGCCGACGCGCGCGCCGTGA
- a CDS encoding cytochrome c oxidase assembly protein has protein sequence MDEPVTLVRRGALGALGAAGVVAALAGVAFTGSAAAVLVGDPGPLVRWGLPVVETLTELAASLTIGALLLAVCVLPRRATAPTTTSPRTPTSPRTPTSPRTPTSPRTPTSARPVADGAAYPRSLVLAGVAAGAWTVLSVVHLVLAYASVAGASLTAPSFGDELALFVTQIDLGRTLLSVTTVAAVVTALALVVATPTGAAWTGALSLVALWQVGQTGHAAGAVSHDVATSSMVLHLVSAAVWIGGLAALAVLAGRLGRDVVPAVARYSVVAGWCVAGVAISGVVNGVVRLGGWDGLSTRYGVLLVVKILLFAALALLGLAHRRTTIPRLDGPRGGLLFWRVVLVELVVMGAVSGVAVALGSSPPPVPDDAPVADTSPAYLLTGHPLPPEPTGLRWLTEWRWDVLLACAAAAGIVVYLRWVRRLHRRGDAWPWLRTVSWVVGMLVFAWTTSGGPAVYGHVLFSAHMIQHMVLVMVVPLFLVLSAPVTLLLRAVPSRAALREDASRGPREWVLVLVHSHVGRFVAHPVVAAVNFAGSMVLFYYSGLFEWSLRSSVGHLAMVVHFTLAGYLFVNALAGIDPGPARPAYPMRLLLLFSTMAFHAFFGVALVSAEALLVADWFGLTGRPWGASAIRDQQVGGSIAWGIGEIPMLALAIGIAVQWTRDDERTARRRDRRTDRDGDVEMDEYNQMLARMARRDAADDAR, from the coding sequence GTGGACGAGCCCGTGACCCTGGTGCGCCGTGGCGCGCTGGGGGCCCTCGGTGCGGCGGGTGTGGTCGCGGCCCTCGCCGGGGTCGCGTTCACGGGCAGTGCGGCGGCGGTGCTGGTCGGGGACCCGGGGCCGCTCGTGCGGTGGGGTCTGCCCGTCGTGGAGACCCTCACCGAGCTGGCCGCGTCGCTCACGATCGGCGCGCTGCTGCTCGCGGTGTGCGTGCTCCCGCGCCGCGCGACCGCCCCGACGACCACGTCCCCCCGCACCCCCACGTCCCCCCGCACCCCCACGTCCCCCCGCACCCCCACGTCCCCCCGCACCCCCACGTCCGCACGCCCGGTCGCCGACGGTGCCGCCTACCCCCGCAGCCTCGTCCTCGCGGGCGTCGCGGCGGGTGCGTGGACGGTGCTGTCGGTGGTGCACCTGGTGCTCGCGTACGCCTCGGTCGCGGGCGCGTCGCTGACGGCGCCGTCGTTCGGCGACGAGCTCGCCCTGTTCGTCACGCAGATCGACCTGGGTCGCACGCTGCTGTCGGTGACGACGGTCGCGGCCGTGGTCACGGCCCTCGCGCTGGTCGTCGCGACGCCCACGGGTGCGGCCTGGACGGGTGCGCTGTCCCTGGTCGCGCTGTGGCAGGTCGGGCAGACGGGTCACGCGGCGGGTGCCGTGAGCCACGACGTCGCGACGTCGTCGATGGTGCTGCACCTGGTCAGCGCGGCGGTGTGGATCGGCGGGCTCGCGGCGCTGGCGGTGCTGGCGGGCCGGCTCGGCCGCGACGTCGTGCCTGCGGTCGCGCGGTACTCCGTGGTCGCGGGCTGGTGCGTCGCGGGGGTCGCGATCTCGGGCGTCGTGAACGGCGTGGTGCGCCTGGGCGGGTGGGACGGCCTGTCGACGCGGTACGGCGTGCTGCTCGTCGTGAAGATCCTGCTGTTCGCCGCGCTGGCGCTGCTCGGCCTGGCCCACCGCCGCACGACCATCCCGCGCCTGGACGGTCCGCGCGGCGGGCTGCTGTTCTGGCGGGTCGTGCTCGTCGAGCTCGTCGTCATGGGTGCGGTCTCGGGGGTCGCGGTCGCGCTGGGCTCGTCGCCGCCGCCCGTGCCCGACGACGCACCCGTCGCGGACACGTCGCCCGCGTACCTGCTGACGGGTCACCCGCTACCCCCGGAGCCGACGGGCCTGCGCTGGCTCACCGAGTGGCGGTGGGACGTGCTGCTGGCGTGCGCGGCGGCCGCGGGCATCGTCGTGTACCTGCGCTGGGTGCGCCGGCTGCACCGCCGCGGCGACGCGTGGCCGTGGCTGCGGACGGTGTCGTGGGTCGTCGGCATGCTGGTGTTCGCGTGGACGACGTCCGGGGGGCCGGCCGTCTACGGGCACGTGCTGTTCAGCGCGCACATGATCCAGCACATGGTGCTCGTCATGGTGGTGCCGCTGTTCCTGGTGCTGTCGGCGCCGGTGACGCTGCTGCTGCGGGCCGTGCCGTCGCGCGCGGCGCTGCGCGAGGACGCGTCACGCGGGCCGCGCGAGTGGGTCCTGGTGCTGGTGCACAGCCACGTCGGGCGGTTCGTCGCGCACCCCGTGGTCGCGGCCGTGAACTTCGCCGGGTCGATGGTGCTGTTCTACTACTCGGGGCTGTTCGAGTGGTCGTTGCGCTCCTCGGTGGGGCACCTGGCGATGGTCGTGCACTTCACGCTCGCGGGGTACCTGTTCGTCAACGCGCTCGCGGGCATCGACCCCGGCCCCGCGCGCCCGGCGTACCCGATGCGGCTGCTGCTGCTCTTCTCGACCATGGCGTTCCACGCGTTCTTCGGGGTCGCCCTGGTGAGCGCCGAGGCGCTGCTGGTGGCGGACTGGTTCGGTCTGACGGGCCGCCCGTGGGGGGCGTCGGCGATCCGCGACCAGCAGGTCGGCGGGTCCATCGCGTGGGGCATCGGGGAGATCCCCATGCTGGCGCTGGCCATCGGCATCGCCGTGCAGTGGACGCGCGACGACGAGCGCACGGCACGTCGTCGGGACCGCCGCACGGACCGCGACGGGGACGTCGAGATGGACGAGTACAATCAGATGCTCGCGCGTATGGCGCGACGCGACGCGGCCGACGACGCTCGCTGA